One window of the Janthinobacterium sp. PAMC25594 genome contains the following:
- a CDS encoding M14-type cytosolic carboxypeptidase yields the protein MTIKISQQFDAGAIEVLRADDAQSIELNIRKDSHADITQWFYFRLQGAQGEACTIRFMNAGKSAYPDGWKDYQAVASYDRETWFRVPTSFDGTVMTIAHTPEEESVYYAYFEPYPWDRHLALIDSAQASPLVRLIDLGSTVEGRDMNLLVVGDADAEKKVWVIARQHPGETMAEWFVEGMLEALLDQANPFARQCLQDAVFYVVPNMNPDGSVHGNLRTNAAGANLNREWMTPTMERSPEVFLVKQKMHEIGCDLFLDVHGDEGLPYVFVAGSDALENFTPAQKAEQDRFIADFKVASPDFQDEHGYEDGPFTPEVLTMGSPHITHAFGCLALTLELPFKDNANDPDPQTGWSGARSAALGAAVLQPILSTLRA from the coding sequence ATGACCATTAAAATCAGCCAGCAATTCGACGCCGGCGCGATCGAGGTGCTGCGCGCCGACGATGCCCAATCCATCGAGCTGAACATCCGCAAGGATTCCCACGCCGACATCACGCAGTGGTTTTATTTCCGCCTGCAAGGCGCGCAAGGCGAGGCGTGCACGATCCGCTTCATGAATGCAGGCAAGTCGGCCTACCCGGACGGCTGGAAAGACTACCAGGCCGTCGCCAGCTATGACCGCGAAACCTGGTTCCGCGTGCCAACCAGCTTTGACGGCACGGTGATGACCATCGCACACACCCCCGAGGAAGAAAGCGTGTACTACGCCTACTTCGAGCCATACCCATGGGATCGCCACCTGGCCCTGATCGACAGCGCGCAAGCGTCGCCGCTGGTGCGCCTGATCGACCTGGGCAGCACGGTGGAAGGGCGCGACATGAACCTGCTGGTGGTCGGCGACGCCGATGCCGAGAAGAAAGTCTGGGTCATCGCGCGTCAGCATCCGGGCGAAACGATGGCGGAATGGTTTGTCGAGGGCATGCTCGAAGCATTGCTGGACCAGGCCAATCCGTTTGCCCGCCAATGCCTGCAAGACGCCGTCTTCTACGTGGTGCCGAACATGAACCCGGACGGTTCCGTGCATGGCAACCTGCGCACCAACGCGGCCGGCGCTAACCTGAACCGTGAATGGATGACGCCGACGATGGAACGCAGCCCGGAAGTATTCCTGGTGAAACAGAAAATGCATGAAATCGGCTGCGATCTGTTCCTCGACGTACATGGCGACGAAGGTCTGCCTTACGTGTTCGTCGCCGGCAGCGATGCGCTGGAAAATTTCACGCCAGCACAAAAGGCAGAGCAAGACCGCTTCATCGCCGACTTCAAGGTGGCCAGCCCCGACTTCCAGGATGAGCACGGCTATGAAGACGGTCCGTTCACGCCGGAAGTGCTGACCATGGGTTCGCCCCACATCACGCACGCCTTCGGCTGCCTGGCACTGACCCTGGAACTGCCGTTCAAGGACAATGCCAACGATCCCGACCCACA
- the paaA gene encoding 1,2-phenylacetyl-CoA epoxidase subunit PaaA, with protein MYAQMVETGLKNVRSIDDMGQEERAFQARIDEGIKIEAKDWMPDAYRKTLIRQISQHAHSEIVGQLPEGNWVTRAPTLKRKSILLAKIQDEAGHGLYLYSAAETLGVSRDDLLAALHSGKAKYSSIFNYPTLSWADMGAIGWLVDGSAIINQIPLCRCSYGPYARAMIRVCKEESFHARQGYDIMMSLCKGTPEQKAMAQDALNRWWWPSLMMFGPSDAASVNSAQSAQWRIKLFSNDELRQRMVDQTVPQIEYLGLTVPDPDLKFNAETGHYEFGEIDWSEFNNVLKGNGPCNRERLQTRVKAYEDGAWFRDALLAYADKQAANKAAA; from the coding sequence ATGTACGCACAAATGGTTGAAACCGGCCTCAAGAACGTCCGCTCCATCGACGACATGGGCCAGGAAGAGCGCGCTTTTCAGGCGCGCATCGACGAAGGCATCAAGATCGAGGCCAAGGATTGGATGCCGGACGCTTACCGCAAGACCCTGATCCGCCAGATTTCGCAGCATGCGCACTCGGAAATCGTCGGTCAATTGCCCGAAGGTAACTGGGTCACGCGCGCACCGACCCTGAAACGCAAGTCCATCCTGCTGGCGAAGATCCAGGACGAAGCCGGTCACGGCCTGTACCTGTACAGCGCCGCGGAAACCCTGGGCGTGTCGCGCGACGATCTGCTCGCTGCCTTGCACTCGGGCAAAGCCAAGTATTCCAGCATCTTCAACTATCCCACCCTGTCGTGGGCCGACATGGGCGCCATCGGCTGGCTGGTCGACGGCTCCGCCATCATCAACCAGATTCCCCTGTGCCGCTGCTCGTATGGTCCGTATGCGCGCGCCATGATCCGCGTCTGCAAGGAAGAATCCTTCCATGCACGCCAGGGCTACGACATCATGATGTCGCTGTGCAAGGGTACGCCAGAGCAGAAAGCCATGGCGCAGGATGCCCTGAACCGCTGGTGGTGGCCATCGCTGATGATGTTCGGCCCGTCCGACGCCGCCTCCGTCAACAGCGCCCAATCGGCGCAATGGCGCATCAAGCTGTTCTCGAACGACGAATTGCGCCAGCGCATGGTCGACCAGACCGTGCCGCAAATCGAATACCTGGGCCTGACCGTGCCCGATCCCGACCTGAAGTTCAATGCCGAAACAGGCCACTATGAATTCGGCGAGATCGACTGGTCCGAGTTCAACAATGTCCTGAAGGGCAATGGCCCGTGCAACCGCGAGCGCCTGCAAACGCGGGTCAAAGCGTATGAAGACGGCGCATGGTTCCGCGATGCCTTGCTCGCGTATGCAGACAAGCAAGCCGCTAATAAAGCAGCAGCGTAA
- the paaH gene encoding 3-hydroxyacyl-CoA dehydrogenase PaaH has product MTELANKLANNSIVAVIGSGAMGAGIAQVAAAAGYTVKLYDTRAEAVSKALLDIGKMYAKLAEKGRMTADEATAATARLQAAGSLADVSDASLVVEAIVENLDVKRGLFAELEALVSDDCILATNTSSISVTAIAAKLRHPERLVGMHFFNPVPLMALVEVISGLATSEQVAATVYDTSIAWGKNPVHAKSTPGFIVNRVARPFYAEGWRLLNEQAGDPATIDAVLREAGGFRMGPFELMDLIGHDVNFSVTQSVFGAYFNDPRFTPSVLQQEMVNAGFLGRKSGRGFYLYGEGAAAPVAQAESAQATPEFVALSAAIGGDGRGHSGVIRSLVQRLEQAGITVSRRVTQEGQTHDEAPALHCNGAAIYLTDGRSATQRAHDNQHPDTVLFDLALDYAGAKRIAVARADQCSDAAYAATVGLFQAAGFIVTRLDDVPGLAVMRTVAMLANEAADAVNQGVCTVAAVDIAMQKGVNYPRGPLAWADAVGAQHIVTVLHHLAQGYGEDRYRVSPLLRRKLATGATFHAE; this is encoded by the coding sequence ATGACCGAATTGGCAAACAAACTGGCAAACAACAGTATCGTCGCCGTCATCGGCAGCGGCGCCATGGGCGCCGGCATCGCGCAGGTGGCAGCCGCCGCCGGTTACACAGTCAAACTGTACGACACGCGCGCGGAAGCGGTCAGCAAGGCTTTGCTCGATATCGGCAAGATGTATGCGAAGCTGGCCGAAAAGGGCCGTATGACGGCTGACGAAGCCACGGCCGCCACGGCGCGCCTGCAGGCGGCCGGCAGCCTGGCCGACGTGAGCGACGCGTCTCTGGTGGTGGAAGCCATCGTGGAAAACCTCGACGTCAAGCGCGGCCTGTTCGCCGAACTCGAAGCGTTAGTCAGCGACGACTGCATCCTGGCGACGAATACCTCGTCGATTTCCGTGACGGCCATCGCCGCCAAGCTGCGCCATCCGGAACGCCTGGTCGGCATGCATTTCTTTAATCCCGTTCCCCTGATGGCGCTGGTCGAAGTGATCAGTGGCCTGGCCACCAGCGAGCAGGTCGCCGCCACCGTCTACGACACCTCGATCGCCTGGGGCAAGAACCCCGTGCATGCGAAATCGACGCCGGGCTTCATCGTCAACCGTGTCGCCCGTCCGTTTTATGCGGAAGGCTGGCGCCTGTTGAACGAGCAGGCGGGTGACCCCGCCACCATCGATGCGGTGCTGCGCGAAGCGGGCGGTTTCCGCATGGGCCCATTCGAGTTGATGGACCTGATCGGCCACGACGTGAATTTCTCCGTCACGCAATCCGTATTCGGCGCCTACTTCAACGACCCGCGCTTCACGCCGTCCGTGCTGCAGCAGGAAATGGTCAACGCCGGATTCCTTGGCCGCAAATCGGGCCGTGGCTTTTATCTGTACGGCGAAGGCGCCGCTGCCCCTGTGGCGCAGGCGGAAAGCGCGCAAGCGACCCCGGAATTCGTCGCCCTGTCGGCTGCCATCGGCGGCGATGGCCGTGGCCACAGCGGCGTCATTCGCAGCCTGGTGCAGCGGCTGGAGCAGGCGGGCATCACCGTCAGCCGCCGCGTGACGCAGGAAGGCCAGACGCATGACGAGGCACCTGCCCTGCATTGCAACGGCGCCGCGATTTATCTGACCGACGGTCGCAGCGCCACCCAGCGCGCGCACGACAACCAGCATCCGGACACGGTGCTGTTCGACCTGGCGCTCGACTACGCCGGTGCCAAACGCATTGCCGTGGCCCGTGCCGACCAGTGCAGCGATGCCGCCTACGCGGCTACTGTCGGCCTGTTCCAGGCGGCCGGTTTCATCGTCACGCGCCTGGACGACGTGCCTGGCCTGGCCGTCATGCGCACGGTCGCCATGCTGGCCAACGAGGCGGCCGACGCCGTCAACCAGGGCGTGTGCACGGTGGCTGCCGTCGATATCGCCATGCAGAAGGGCGTCAACTATCCGCGCGGACCGCTGGCCTGGGCCGATGCCGTCGGCGCCCAGCACATCGTGACCGTGCTGCACCACCTGGCGCAAGGCTATGGCGAAGACCGCTACCGGGTCTCGCCGCTGCTGCGCCGCAAACTTGCCACTGGAGCGACGTTTCATGCCGAATGA
- the paaD gene encoding 1,2-phenylacetyl-CoA epoxidase subunit PaaD, with product MATLDAAQVWAWLGDVPDPEIPVISVVDLGIVRAVDVVSSEECIVTITPTYSGCPAMQVIADAVTDALRSHGVAKVTLVNQLAPAWTTDWMSEAGKAKLKGYGIAPPQQQVIDISGLKGGVKRQPMPTLEVICPNCGSTHTQLTSQFGSTPCKALYKCLACREPFDYFKCH from the coding sequence ATGGCAACGCTGGACGCCGCCCAGGTCTGGGCCTGGCTGGGCGATGTGCCGGACCCGGAAATTCCCGTCATTTCGGTGGTGGACCTGGGCATCGTGCGCGCCGTCGATGTGGTCAGCAGCGAAGAGTGCATCGTGACGATCACGCCCACCTATTCGGGCTGCCCGGCCATGCAGGTGATCGCCGATGCCGTCACGGATGCCTTGCGCAGCCATGGCGTGGCCAAGGTAACGCTGGTGAACCAGCTGGCGCCCGCCTGGACCACGGACTGGATGAGCGAGGCGGGCAAGGCCAAGCTGAAAGGCTATGGCATCGCCCCGCCGCAGCAGCAGGTGATCGACATCAGTGGTTTGAAAGGTGGTGTCAAGCGCCAGCCCATGCCGACGCTGGAGGTGATCTGCCCGAACTGCGGTTCCACGCATACGCAGCTGACCAGCCAGTTTGGCTCCACGCCGTGCAAGGCCCTGTACAAATGCCTGGCTTGCCGCGAACCGTTTGACTACTTCAAGTGCCACTAA
- the paaG gene encoding 2-(1,2-epoxy-1,2-dihydrophenyl)acetyl-CoA isomerase PaaG, with protein sequence MTYQNILFTIEQGIATLTLNRPDKLNSFTQAMHEEVRDALAKVNADSSVRVFVLTGAGRGFCAGQDLSDRAVEPGSKGVDLGESVEKNYAPLVLALKALAMPVICAVNGVAAGAGANLALACDIVIAGKSASFVEVFCKLGLIPDTGGTFFLPRLIGSARAMGLAMLGEKLTAEKAEDWGLIWKCVDDAQLADETRKLAVHFASAPTKGLAYTKQALAASGANTLPQQLALEARMMSDLGNSDDYREGVAAFMEKRAPQFKGH encoded by the coding sequence ATGACCTACCAAAACATCCTCTTCACCATCGAGCAGGGTATCGCGACGCTCACCCTGAACCGTCCCGACAAGCTCAATAGTTTTACGCAAGCCATGCACGAGGAAGTGCGCGACGCGCTTGCGAAAGTCAATGCCGACAGTTCCGTGCGCGTGTTCGTGCTGACGGGTGCGGGCCGCGGCTTTTGCGCGGGCCAGGATCTGTCCGACCGCGCCGTGGAACCCGGTTCGAAGGGCGTGGATCTGGGCGAGTCGGTAGAAAAAAACTATGCGCCGCTGGTGCTGGCCTTGAAAGCCTTGGCTATGCCCGTGATCTGCGCCGTCAACGGCGTGGCCGCCGGCGCGGGCGCCAACCTGGCACTGGCGTGCGACATCGTCATCGCCGGCAAGTCGGCCAGCTTCGTGGAAGTATTCTGCAAATTGGGCCTGATTCCGGACACGGGCGGCACCTTCTTCCTGCCTCGCTTGATCGGTTCCGCGCGCGCCATGGGCCTGGCCATGCTCGGCGAAAAACTGACGGCCGAAAAAGCGGAAGATTGGGGCCTGATCTGGAAATGCGTGGACGATGCGCAGCTGGCGGATGAAACGCGCAAGCTGGCCGTGCATTTTGCCAGTGCGCCGACCAAGGGCCTGGCCTACACCAAGCAGGCGCTGGCCGCCAGCGGTGCGAATACCCTGCCGCAGCAGCTGGCGCTGGAAGCGCGCATGATGAGCGATCTCGGTAACAGCGACGATTACCGCGAAGGCGTGGCCGCCTTCATGGAAAAGCGCGCACCGCAATTCAAGGGACACTGA
- the paaE gene encoding 1,2-phenylacetyl-CoA epoxidase subunit PaaE, whose translation MSKFYPLCVSNVRNETRDTIAVTFDVPAELQQQFRFQQGQHLTLRANINAEDVRRSYSICSAVQDGTLRVAIKRTPGGAFSTWANDTLKAGATIEVMPPMGHFNVPLDCVNRKHYLAFAAGSGITPILSIIKTTLLTEPLSRFTVFYGNRASSSVIFKEELTDLKDVYLERLNLVYVMSREQQDIELFNGRITQEKCEQFLQHWIRVEDYDNAFICGPEDMMLGVSAALQAAGMPKQNIKIELFAASIPKNFHKPRAQLAADAVRETEVTVIMDGNHTTFTMDKDKESILDAGLRAGLDMRYSCKGGVCSTCRCKILDGKVEMDVNYALEDYEVARGFVLSCQSFPLTDKVVVDFDQAE comes from the coding sequence ATGAGTAAATTTTATCCGCTGTGCGTATCGAACGTGCGCAATGAAACGCGCGACACCATCGCCGTCACGTTCGACGTGCCAGCGGAACTGCAGCAGCAGTTCCGCTTCCAGCAGGGGCAGCACCTGACCCTGCGCGCCAATATCAATGCGGAAGACGTGCGCCGCTCGTATTCCATCTGTTCGGCGGTGCAGGACGGCACGCTGCGCGTGGCCATCAAGCGCACACCGGGCGGCGCCTTTTCGACCTGGGCGAACGACACACTGAAAGCCGGCGCCACCATCGAGGTGATGCCGCCCATGGGCCACTTCAACGTGCCGCTCGACTGCGTCAACCGCAAGCACTACCTGGCCTTTGCGGCCGGCAGCGGCATCACGCCCATCCTCTCCATCATCAAGACGACACTGCTGACGGAACCCCTGAGCCGTTTTACTGTGTTCTACGGTAACCGCGCTTCGTCTTCCGTCATCTTCAAGGAAGAATTGACGGACTTGAAGGATGTGTACCTGGAGCGTTTGAACCTGGTCTACGTGATGAGCCGCGAGCAGCAGGATATTGAGCTGTTCAACGGCCGCATCACGCAGGAAAAATGCGAGCAATTCCTGCAGCACTGGATACGTGTCGAAGACTACGACAACGCGTTTATTTGCGGCCCGGAAGACATGATGCTCGGTGTTTCCGCCGCCCTGCAGGCGGCCGGCATGCCCAAGCAGAACATCAAGATCGAACTGTTCGCCGCCAGCATCCCGAAAAACTTTCATAAGCCGCGTGCGCAGCTGGCTGCGGATGCGGTGCGGGAAACGGAAGTGACCGTCATCATGGATGGCAACCACACCACCTTCACGATGGACAAGGACAAGGAATCCATCCTCGACGCGGGCCTGCGAGCGGGGCTGGACATGCGCTACTCATGCAAGGGTGGCGTGTGTTCGACCTGCCGCTGCAAGATCCTCGACGGCAAGGTCGAAATGGACGTCAACTACGCGCTGGAAGACTACGAAGTGGCGCGCGGCTTCGTCCTCAGTTGCCAGAGTTTTCCGCTGACCGACAAGGTGGTGGTCGACTTCGACCAGGCTGAATAG
- the paaX gene encoding phenylacetic acid degradation operon negative regulatory protein PaaX: MKNTRCTAWIADFLESDPPRSKSLVMTIFGDAIVPRGGAIWLGSLIDLLAPFGVNDRLLRTSVFRLAQEGWLSSQRDGRRSAYTIRPEALARFERAYRRIYAPLVVHWDGSWTLVIGPAGSIGAAERGALRKELLWAGYGLISPGIFGHPASNSEALEDILVRNEVQGKLYVCHTTELPDVSTRPLRDMVGECWDLSEVMAGYEKFIASFQPLLTLLQQEPVFDAEQAFVIRSLLTHAYRRVQLHDPQLPVELLPEPWPGTQAYALARDLYRLTHAAAEEHILATLRREDEQAPDVEPWFYERFGGLTN; encoded by the coding sequence ATGAAGAACACCCGCTGCACGGCATGGATAGCCGATTTCCTGGAAAGCGACCCACCGCGCTCAAAGTCCCTGGTGATGACGATTTTCGGCGACGCCATCGTGCCGCGCGGCGGCGCCATCTGGCTGGGCAGCCTGATCGACCTGCTGGCACCGTTTGGCGTGAATGACCGCTTGCTGCGCACCAGCGTGTTCCGCCTGGCGCAGGAGGGCTGGCTCAGCTCGCAACGCGACGGCCGCCGCAGCGCCTATACGATACGCCCGGAAGCGCTGGCCCGCTTCGAACGCGCCTATCGCCGCATCTATGCGCCGCTGGTCGTGCACTGGGATGGCAGCTGGACCCTGGTGATCGGGCCGGCCGGCAGCATCGGCGCCGCCGAGCGGGGGGCGCTGCGCAAGGAATTATTGTGGGCTGGCTATGGCTTGATCTCTCCCGGCATCTTTGGCCATCCAGCCAGCAACTCGGAGGCGCTGGAAGACATCCTCGTGCGCAACGAGGTACAGGGCAAGCTGTATGTTTGCCACACGACAGAGTTGCCGGATGTCAGCACACGCCCGCTGCGCGACATGGTGGGCGAATGCTGGGACTTGTCGGAAGTGATGGCCGGCTACGAAAAATTCATCGCCAGCTTCCAGCCCCTGCTGACCTTGCTCCAGCAGGAACCCGTGTTCGATGCGGAGCAAGCGTTTGTCATCCGCTCGCTGCTGACGCACGCCTACCGCCGCGTGCAATTGCACGACCCGCAACTGCCCGTCGAACTGCTGCCCGAACCGTGGCCCGGCACGCAAGCGTATGCGCTGGCGCGCGACCTGTACCGCCTCACCCATGCGGCGGCCGAGGAACATATCCTGGCCACCCTGCGGCGCGAGGATGAGCAGGCGCCGGACGTGGAGCCGTGGTTCTACGAACGTTTTGGCGGCCTGACTAATTAA
- the paaC gene encoding 1,2-phenylacetyl-CoA epoxidase subunit PaaC, translated as MDDKINYLLRLGDNALILSQQLSQLCGKGPALEEDMALTNVALDLLGQTRLWFSYAAELENAGRDEDDIAFLRDAHDFKNCLLLEQPNGNYADTMMRQFFFDSWHYFQLLELAKCSDPRIVEVAQKSIKEVTYHLRRSGDLIVRLGDGTADSHAKTQAAADKLWMYTGEMFKYDAVDQAMLAAGIAPPSDVLRQAFLEHVAEIFAEATLSMPAPDAWMQKGGKQGTHTEHLGFILAEMQFLQRAYPGAEW; from the coding sequence ATGGATGACAAGATTAACTACTTGCTGCGCCTGGGCGACAACGCCCTGATCCTCAGCCAGCAACTGTCGCAGCTGTGCGGCAAGGGGCCGGCGCTGGAAGAAGACATGGCGCTGACCAACGTGGCGCTCGACCTGCTGGGCCAGACGCGCTTGTGGTTCAGCTATGCGGCCGAACTGGAAAATGCGGGCCGCGACGAGGATGACATCGCCTTCTTGCGCGACGCCCACGACTTCAAGAATTGCTTGCTGCTGGAGCAGCCGAACGGCAATTACGCCGACACCATGATGCGCCAGTTCTTCTTCGACAGCTGGCACTACTTCCAGTTGCTGGAACTGGCGAAATGCAGCGATCCACGCATCGTCGAAGTGGCGCAGAAGTCGATCAAGGAAGTGACGTATCACCTGCGCCGCAGCGGCGACCTGATTGTGCGTCTCGGCGACGGCACGGCGGACAGCCATGCCAAGACGCAGGCGGCGGCCGACAAGCTGTGGATGTACACGGGCGAGATGTTCAAGTACGACGCCGTCGACCAGGCCATGCTTGCCGCCGGCATCGCGCCGCCATCGGACGTGTTGCGCCAGGCCTTCCTCGAACACGTGGCCGAGATCTTCGCCGAAGCCACCTTGAGCATGCCGGCGCCCGACGCGTGGATGCAAAAGGGCGGCAAGCAGGGCACGCACACGGAACACCTGGGTTTTATTCTGGCCGAGATGCAGTTCCTGCAGCGCGCCTATCCCGGGGCGGAGTGGTAG
- the paaB gene encoding 1,2-phenylacetyl-CoA epoxidase subunit PaaB, whose product MSKEWPLWEVFIRSQHGLAHKHVGSLHASDATMAVNHARDVYTRRNEGVSIWVVRAADIVASSPGDKGALFEPSNSKVYRHPTFFPMPEEVKNL is encoded by the coding sequence ATGAGCAAAGAATGGCCATTGTGGGAAGTTTTCATCCGCAGCCAGCACGGCCTGGCGCACAAGCATGTGGGCAGCCTGCACGCCTCCGACGCCACCATGGCGGTCAACCATGCGCGCGACGTCTACACGCGCCGCAATGAAGGCGTGAGCATCTGGGTGGTGCGCGCGGCCGATATCGTCGCCAGCAGCCCTGGCGACAAGGGCGCCCTGTTCGAACCGTCGAACAGCAAGGTGTACCGCCATCCCACCTTCTTCCCGATGCCGGAAGAAGTCAAGAACCTGTGA